The following proteins are encoded in a genomic region of Nycticebus coucang isolate mNycCou1 chromosome 17, mNycCou1.pri, whole genome shotgun sequence:
- the STC2 gene encoding stanniocalcin-2: MCAERLGQFVTLALVLATFDPVRGTDATHPPEGPQDRGSQQKGRLSLQNTAEIQHCLVNAGDVGCGVFECFENNSCEIRGLHGICMTFLHNAGKFDAQGKSFIKDALKCKAHALRHRFGCISRKCPAIKEMVFQLQRECYLKHDLCAAAQENTRVMVDMIHFKDLLLHEPYVDLVNLLLTCGEEVKEAITHSVQAQCEQNWGSLCSILSFCTSAVQRPPTVPPAHHIHVDRARLPRAHHGDTGHHLPEPSSREAGGDAKGERGSKSHPNAHARDRAGGLGAQGPSGSSEWEDEQSEYSDIRR, from the exons ATGTGTGCCGAGCGGCTGGGCCAGTTCGTGACCCTGGCTTTGGTGTTGGCCACCTTCGACCCGGTGCGGGGGACGGACGCCACCCACCCTCCCGAGGGTCCTCAAGACAGGGGTTCCCAGCAGAAAGGCCGTCTGTCCCTGCAGAACACAG CGGAGATCCAGCACTGTTTGGTCAACGCTGGAGATGTGGGGTGTGGCGTGTTTGAATGTTTCGAGAACAACTCTTGTGAGATTCGGGGCTTACATGGGATTTGCATGACTTTCCTGCACAACGCTGGAAAATTTGATGCCCAG GGCAAGTCATTCATCAAAGATGCCCTGAAGTGTAAGGCCCACGCTCTGCGCCACAGGTTCGGCTGCATAAGCCGGAAGTGCCCGGCCATCAAGGAGATGGTGTTCCAGCTGCAGCGGGAATGCTACCTCAAACACGATCTGTGCGCGGCTGCCCAGGAGAACACCCGGGTGATGGTGGACATGATACATTTCAAGGACTTGCTGCTGCACGA ACCCTACGTGGACCTCGTGAACTTGCTGCTGACCTGTGGGGAGGAGGTGAAGGAGGCCATCACCCACAGCGTTCAGGCTCAGTGTGAGCAGAACTGGGGAAGCCTGTGCTCCATCCTGAGCTTCTGCACTTCGGCCGTGCAGAGGCCCCCCACAGTGCCACCTGCACACCACATCCATGTAGACAGAGCCAGGCTCCCCAGGGCCCACCATGGGGACACGGGCCATCACCTCCCCGAGCCCAGCAGTAGGGAGGCTGGTGGAGATGCCAAGGGCGAGCGAGGTAGCAAAAGCCACCCAAATGCCCATGCCCGGGACAGAGCTGGGGGCCTTGGGGCCCAGGGACCTTCTGGAAGCAGCGAGTGGGAGGATGAACAGTCCGAGTATTCTGATATCCGGAGGTGA